In Nymphaea colorata isolate Beijing-Zhang1983 chromosome 3, ASM883128v2, whole genome shotgun sequence, a genomic segment contains:
- the LOC116251198 gene encoding uncharacterized protein LOC116251198, with the protein MNTRCVSGCLQDVEAPIRVSFMKLYQWPHSDAEFLKLISAREEKSTGGNPRASWKGRESYASRQMYLRSYTFCRKEETVAEKTRKWLSEKKKMKGRKEKRKGGPMEVVAVVKRVKDKSVSGVYSVFEVVFECLFSCMARVDVVEFK; encoded by the coding sequence ATGAACACTAGGTGCGTTTCAGGGTGTCTGCAGGATGTGGAGGCACCCATCAGGGTGAGCTTCATGAAGCTGTACCAATGGCCGCACTCCGATGCGGAGTTTCTGAAGCTCATTAGCGCGAGGGAGGAGAAGAGCACGGGCGGCAACCCTCGGGCCTCGTGGAAGGGTCGTGAGAGCTACGCCTCCAGGCAGATGTACCTGAGGAGCTACACCTTCTGCAGGAAGGAGGAGACTGTTGCGGAGAAGACCAGGAAGTGGCTGagcgagaagaagaagatgaagggcaggaaggagaagaggaagggaggTCCCATGGAGGTGGTGGCCGTCGTGAAGAGGGTGAAGGACAAGTCTGTGTCTGGGGTGTACTCCGTGTTTGAGGTTGTGTTTGAGTGCCTCTTCTCTTGTATGGCTCGGGTGGATGTGGTGGAGTTCAAATGA